A region of Peromyscus maniculatus bairdii isolate BWxNUB_F1_BW_parent chromosome 7, HU_Pman_BW_mat_3.1, whole genome shotgun sequence DNA encodes the following proteins:
- the LOC102912081 gene encoding olfactory receptor 7G2-like, with product MKSVNQTVISEFILLGLTDDTELQLIIFSIFLFMYLVTVLGNLLIILATTSDSHLHTPMYFFLSGLSLNDIVFVTCTIPKMLVNIETQDQSITYAGCLTQVCFVLLSAGMENCLLAAMAYDRYVAICHPLRYRIIMNPCLCILMIIFSVMGSIINALVNGLIVLHLSFCTELVIPHFFCELTQITKLACSNTLIDNILIYISCSVFGGVPLSGIILSYSQIASTVLRMSSSEGRYKAFSTCGSHLSVVSLFYGTGFGVYISSTVTESSRKTAVASVLYSVVPQMMNPFIYSLRNRDMKEALKRLISRIRSPL from the coding sequence ATGAAATCTGTAAACCAAACAGTTATTTCAGAATTCAttctcctgggactcacagatGACACAGAGCTGCAACTCATCATCTTCAGTATCTTTCTTTTCATGTATCTTGTTACAGTCCTAGGAAACCTGCTGATAATTCTGGCTACCACCTCAGACTCCCAtctccacacccccatgtacttctttctttctggtcttTCCCTTAATGACATCGTTTTTGTCACATGCACAATTCCAAAGATGCTGGTGAATATAGAAACACAAGACCAGAGCATCACCTATGCAGGATGCCTGACTCAGGTCTGCTTTGTCTTGCTGTCTGCTGGCATGGAAAACTGTCTTCTTGCAGCAATGGCATATGACCGTTATGTTGCCATTTGTCATCCACTTAGATATAGGATCATTATGAACCCCTGTCTCTGTATCTTAATGATAATATTTTCTGTGATGGGGAGCATAATAAATGCCCTTGTGAATGGTCTGATAGTGTTACATCTGTCCTTCTGCACAGAACTGGTAATCCCACATTTCTTCTGTGAACTTACACAGATTACTAAACTTGCCTGTTCCAACACTCTTATTGACAACATTCTTATATACATTTCTTGTTCTGTATTTGGTGGTGTTCCTCTCTCTGGCATCATTTTGTCTTATAGTCAAATTGCATCCACTGTTTTGAGAATGTCATCCTCAGAAGGAAGATATAAAGCCTTTTCCACCTGTGGGTCTCACCTCTCAGTTGTCTCCTTATTTTATGGAACAGGTTTTGGGGTCTACATTAGCTCAACAGTTACAGAATCATCCAGGAAGACTGCTGTGGCTTCAGTTCTGTACTCTGTGGTCCCTCAAATGATGAATCCCTTTATCTATAGTCTGAGGAACAGAGACATGAAAGAAGCCTTGAAGAGACTCATCAGTAGAATACGATCTCCTTTGTGA